CCCTGATGATCGGCACCCATGTGCTGGCAGGAGAAGCGACTGTCGCTCGCGCGATAGGGGTTAGTTTCTTAACTGTTTTCGATTGCTTTTAGTTGACGGTTTTCGAGTAAAAGCGTGCCGGGATTTGGGATTCATCATGGCGGTGGGAATACTGAGCGATCTGGTTGGCAAGATCCTCGACAGGATTTCGGGCACTGGTCTGCTGGCGACGGGGCTTTTGCTGCTGACTGCCTTTGTCAGTGCGCTCGTGGCCTATTGGCGCACGGTCGAGAATAAGAGCTGGAAGGAGTTTTTCGAGTTCGTCATCCCGCACGAGGTCATCACCCATCCCTCGGCGAAGGCCGATCTGCTTTTCTGGGTGACGAAGAAGGCCCTGATGCCCTTCCTGATGCTGCCTGCCGGCATTGTCTTCGTCACTGCGGTTGGCTACGCAACCAACTGGCTGTTTTCGACACTCTTCCAATTCCAGCCGCCTCTGGTCGAGGGGCCGGCGGGGCCGGTGACGGTGCTGATCTTCACCATCACCATGCTGCTTGCCTATGACATTTCCTATTATCTCTATCATGTTGCCCAGCATCGCTATCCGCTGCTTTGGGAGTTGCACAAGGTGCATCACTCGGCCGAGGTGATGGTCGGGATCACCAAGGACCGGGTCCACCCGCTCGACGAGCTGATGAATCGGGCTTGGGACGGCCTCATCGTGGGAGTCTGCTTCGGCATCTGGTCGCTGATCTCGCTGAACCTTGTCGAACTGACCGTCTTTGGCGTGAACGTCTATGTCATGCGCAACATCCTGATGATGGATTTCGTCAGGCACACGCATTTCAAGATCTCGTTCGGCCGGCTCAACAATGTGATCCTGTGTCCTCATTGGCACCAGTTGCATCACAGCACCGATCCACGCCACTACGACAAGAATTTCGGCCTGCTGTTCTCGTTCTGGGACCGGCTGTTCGGAACATTGTACGTGCCGAAGCCCGACGAGGACTTCAAGTTCGGACTGATCGACCGCGATGTGCGCGATTATCAGTCGCTCGCAGGCCTCTATGTCATGCCGCTGAAGCGGATGTGGAGGCATATCGCCAGGCGCATGCGCCCTGGAAAACCACGGACCTCACGATCATCGGAAGGGACACGGCCATGAACGCTCCTCCTTTCGTGCTCGCTATCCCGCCGACACGCACCTTCGAAGTCGTAACATCGGCGGAGCGGCTGGCCGAGATCACGCCGGCCTGGAGCGCACTTTGGCGGCGCGTCGGCGGGCTGGTTTTCCAGCACCCAGAATGGATCGCGGCCTGGTGGCGCACGACCCCGCACCAGGAACTGCGCACGCTCAGGATCGGACTGGCCTGGAACGGCGACCGGCTCGATGGCGTGATTGCGCTCGCCACTTTCAAGCGCTCCGGCATCCGCATGCTCGAATGGGCGGCGAAGGATCACAGCGACTATGGCGACGCGCTGTTGGCTCCCGACAACGACCCGCAAGCGCTCTCCCGGCTCTGGCAGTATGTTCTTGATCAGGGTGGATTCGACCTGATCTATCTCAACCGTCTGCTGCCGGATGCCAGTGTTCGTGCTCTGCTGAACCCGACCTCGCGCCATGGCAAGGCGCTACGGCCCAACCACCGCAGCGAAATCAGCTACCGTGTCGCCGGTCCCTGGCAGGGTGGGGCGAAATGGTTCGAGACGCTGTCCAAGAAGGCCCGGCAAAACTACCGTCGTGGCCGCAAGTTCATGGGGGAAGGCGGCGAATTGTGTTTCCGCCTGCTGGATGCGGACGAGCCGCGCGAGCCTGTGCTCGCGCGGGTTGCTGCGCTGAAGCGCCTCTGGCTCGCCCGGCATGGCCGCGTCTCGGACCTGTTCGACGAGGGCTCGCCCGTTCTCGCCGCGCTTGTTTCCGTGCTGGCCGAGCTCGGGCTGTTGCGCATCTTCGTGCTGGAGCTTGACGGCACGATTATCGCCGTCTCCATCAATTTCGAGCAGCACGGCACGATGATGGCTTTCGTCACCACCTACGATCCCGAATACGAGCGCGCCTCGCCGGGTATGGTGCTGATGATTGACTATATCCAGTGGTCGCTCGACCGCGGCTTGGCCAAGGTTGACTTTCTCTGCGGCGGCGAGGACTTCAAGCGCCGCTTCGCCACGCAATCAGTCACGCTATGGTCGATGATGGGCGCGCGCGGTCTGCGCGGCCATCTCGCCGCGCTCGCCGATCATGCGAACCATGTTGCGAAATCCTGGCGGCCGCAGCGGCAGCCGAAGGCGGAAACACCCGACGAGTAAGGCCGGCTCGTGTGAACGTGGCATCGCCGCGCTCAAAGGGCGCGAACCGCCGCGAGCACTTCCTCGGCATGGTCCTTGACCCGGACCTTGCGCCAGATCCGGGCGATCCGGCCGTCGCGGCCGATCAGGAACGTCGCGCGCTCGACGCCCATGTATTTGCGGCCATACATCGATTTTTCGACCCACAGATGGTAGGCCTCGATCACCTTGCGCTCCTCGTCGGCGGCGAGGTCGATGGTGAGGTTGTATTTCGACTTGAACTTGTCGTGCTTCCTGACGGGGTCGGGCGACAGGCCGATCACGACGGCGCCGGCCTTCTCGAATTCCGGTTTCAGCTGTGAAAAGCTGATTGCTTCCTGCGTGCAACTCGTCGTGTCGTCCTGCGGATAGAAATAGAGCACCACCGGCTTGCCGGCGGATGCGGCAAGGCTGAGCGAGCCGCCACCATCCCGCGGCAGGTCGAATTGCGGCGCAAGATCACCCACGTCGAGGTCAGCCATACCGATGCCCTTGTTTGAGGTTACGCGCGAAGCCACACCGATATAGTGTCGACCGGGGATTCGTCCACGAGCGAATTCGTACAACGGAAGATTGCGTGGATCAGGAGCAACCGCAGCACGAAAAGATCAGGTTCCGGCGGGATGAAATCACCGACCTGGGGGCCATGCCGTCCGCGTGCCGCGTTCCGCCGCTCGGCCAGGCGTCGATCGGCCGCGGCTTCCGCATCCTTTCGCGCGTGTTCGCCGGCGTGGTCGCGCTCATGCTGCTGGCCGCGGTGGGCGTTTATCTCATAGGCCTTTCCGGCATCGGGGCAGACCGGCTGCGCATCGAGGCGGAGAGCGCCATCGAGAGGCTGGCGGGCGTCGATGTCCATGTCGCGATCGGGCCTGCTCGCATCACGCTCGACGGTTCGAGCTTCATCGCTCTCCAGGTGAGCGATGTCAGCCTGAAGACCAGCGACGGCAACGCCATGGCCGACGCGGGACGCGTGCGCTTCGGCGTTCGCCTTGTGCCGCTGCTATGGGGTGAGGTGCGGCTGACCAGCGCCAGGATCTCCGATGCGCGCATCGTCACGGCGGCGATGCCGTCGGGCGGCGACTGGACCGCTGAATTGCGCAATGGCGATGGGCTGATCGACCCGGAAAAACTGTCCGACGCGGTGTTCGGCAACATCGGCAATGCACTCGATGCGGTGCGCGAGGAATCGATGCATCGCATCGATCTTCACAATGTCGAATTCGTCTTGCCCGAGGCTGGTACGATCAAGTCGATCAAGGTGGCCGACGCCACCGTCGTTCAATCCGGGGCTGGCGGTATCGAGCTGTCGTCGCAGGTGGATCTGGACGGCAAGGCGGTGACCATTGCCGCATCCGCGGCACACGATGCGATGACCAGGCGCGTAACGGCACTGGATGCCACGATCGGGATTGCCGGCGACGGCAACGAAGTCGCGGCGGCGGGTGGTGGCAAGCTGGGCGCGCTCACTCTGAAGCTCAAGGGAGCGCAAGGGGCGGGCGACACCGCCGCGCGGCTGAAGGCGTCCCTGTCGTCCACCGGCTCGGTCCTCGATCTGGGCCCGCGCGGGCTGCTGCCGGCCGATCTCGATGTCGATGCTACGCTTGTCCACGGCAGCAACAAGATTCAGGTCAACCGGCTGTTGCTCAAGACCGGTCGCTCGACCTTCGATTTCGCCGGCTCGATCGGGCCTAAGCCCTCGACTGGCGCCGCGGGCGAGGAGCCAGCCTACCGCTATGACCTGA
The genomic region above belongs to Mesorhizobium sp. B4-1-4 and contains:
- a CDS encoding sterol desaturase family protein, whose product is MAVGILSDLVGKILDRISGTGLLATGLLLLTAFVSALVAYWRTVENKSWKEFFEFVIPHEVITHPSAKADLLFWVTKKALMPFLMLPAGIVFVTAVGYATNWLFSTLFQFQPPLVEGPAGPVTVLIFTITMLLAYDISYYLYHVAQHRYPLLWELHKVHHSAEVMVGITKDRVHPLDELMNRAWDGLIVGVCFGIWSLISLNLVELTVFGVNVYVMRNILMMDFVRHTHFKISFGRLNNVILCPHWHQLHHSTDPRHYDKNFGLLFSFWDRLFGTLYVPKPDEDFKFGLIDRDVRDYQSLAGLYVMPLKRMWRHIARRMRPGKPRTSRSSEGTRP
- a CDS encoding GNAT family N-acetyltransferase, which produces MNAPPFVLAIPPTRTFEVVTSAERLAEITPAWSALWRRVGGLVFQHPEWIAAWWRTTPHQELRTLRIGLAWNGDRLDGVIALATFKRSGIRMLEWAAKDHSDYGDALLAPDNDPQALSRLWQYVLDQGGFDLIYLNRLLPDASVRALLNPTSRHGKALRPNHRSEISYRVAGPWQGGAKWFETLSKKARQNYRRGRKFMGEGGELCFRLLDADEPREPVLARVAALKRLWLARHGRVSDLFDEGSPVLAALVSVLAELGLLRIFVLELDGTIIAVSINFEQHGTMMAFVTTYDPEYERASPGMVLMIDYIQWSLDRGLAKVDFLCGGEDFKRRFATQSVTLWSMMGARGLRGHLAALADHANHVAKSWRPQRQPKAETPDE
- a CDS encoding peroxiredoxin → MADLDVGDLAPQFDLPRDGGGSLSLAASAGKPVVLYFYPQDDTTSCTQEAISFSQLKPEFEKAGAVVIGLSPDPVRKHDKFKSKYNLTIDLAADEERKVIEAYHLWVEKSMYGRKYMGVERATFLIGRDGRIARIWRKVRVKDHAEEVLAAVRAL